The segment tgtcaaagcaatttttgtcaaatcttgctccaaatggataaaaatttatcagagggctctaatttatcatttttaatcattttataactcaaaactgccaaaaaattgaaactgaaaaaaaaatttcctttgacatagttttgttttgaaaactaaatcaagagcaaaaaaactgtgtcaaaaactgtgtcaaagcaatttttgtcaaatcttgctccaaatggataaaaatttatcagagggctctaatttatcatttttaatcattttataactcaaaactgccaaaaaattgaaactgaaaaaaaaaatttcctttgacatagttttgttttgaaaactaaatcaagagcaaaaaaaaaaaattgtgtcaaaaactgtgtcaaagcaatttttgtcaaatcttgctccaaatggataaaaatttgtcagagggctctaatttatcatttttaatcattttataactcaaaactgccaaaaaattgaaactgaaaaaaaaaatttcctttgacatagttttgttttgaaaactaaatcaagagcaaaaaaactgtgtcaaaaactgtgtcaaagcaatttttgtcaaatcttgctccaaatggataaaaatttgtcagagggctctaatttatcatttttaatcattttataactcaaaactgccaaaaaattgaaactgaaaaaaaaaatttcctttgacatagttttgttttgaaaactaaatcaagagcaaaaccaaatcaaaaactgtgtcaaagcaatatttgttaaaaataaaattaaaataataatattcaaacgttttttaactaaaaattttgagaatatcGACTTTTGcactgattttttcaaaaatttagaaaaaaatcaaaaacatttttatttcaacatcTTGTCACCGTATTcataaaacgtcaaaaaaatccttcactTGACAGCTGTTCAGTCTGTTTTTGTTTACGAAATGGATAACATCGAAAGCCGCTTCAGTCTGTTGCTGTTGGAGCCCTACGAGATCTACTTCGAGGACTTTTTCGCCGATATGCTCGTCGATCCGCCATCATCCTCCGACGCCTTGGAtggaaaactcaaaatttgctCGAAAAGTGTCGTGTTCGAGCCGAAGCAAATCGATAAGCCTCTCACGAAAATCAACTACAAAGACTGCCTGGAAATTTCCGGTGTGAAAggtcaaaattgtgaaaacaaAACGTTGCGGATCGTGACGCAACACTACGTCGAGATGCTGGATGGCAACATAATCTCGCCATTCAAGTTCCGCAGCAAGGCAAGAACGAGTTTTACGTTTGTGCTGAAATACGTGTCGACGGATGAGTGTTTGCCGAAAATTCAGCAGTTGCAGCGAGCGTCAACTTTGCCGATTTACGAGCAAAATTCGATGATTGCGACAATTGCGTTTAGTTGGCATAACCGAATCGCCTTTGATCCGTTGTGGTTCGAGAGTATTTACGAAAAAGTCATCATCGAGAGTACCGTGAACCATATTAAGCCGTTAGTGACGAATCCCGGAAGACTTTTACTCACCAACAGTCTTTTGTACTTTCAATCCTTCAATAATATCCAAACAAATCccgtactaaaaattaatctctCGAGTATTTCGGCTCTGACCAAACGTCGTTTCATGTTGAAACAAATCGGACTGGAAATCGAGTACACGGAAGAATctcatcaaaaagttttgtatgTCGCATTCATCTCGAACGACATCCGCGACAAGTTTTTCGACGCCATTTCCCAACAAGAAACCTTCCAAGTCGAAGATTTGAACTGTGATAGCATGATAATCAAATGGCAACATGGCGATGTCTCGAATTACGACTATTTGCTGTATCTCAACAGCTTAGCGGATCGCTCCTTCAACGATTTAACGCAATATCCGGTGTTTCCGTGGGTCATCAAGGACTATACCTCGGATGAAATTGACTTGAATGACGTCAAGGTCTACAGAAATCTTCAAAAACCCATAGGAGCGTTGAACGAAGACCGATTGGGCAAGCTGAAAGAACGATGTACGGAAATGGATGAGCCCAAATATTTGTATGGATCGATGTTTTCAATGCCGGGcagttgtattttttatttggcacGACGATATCCGGAATTAATGTTGTGTCTTCaggtaatttttgtgatttttattgtaaaaaaaatttttttttaatttttgattttttttagaatggaaaatttgatcatcccgatagaatttttaactcaGTCCAGGATACTTTTAACAATTGCATGACGAATATGAGCGATTTTAAGGAATTAACGCCCGAATTTTATGATGTTACAAAGTGTGACTTTCtgataaacaagaaaaaaattaattttgggcAACGATGGGATGGAAGTATCGTGAATGATGTTCAagtaagtgattttttattttaatttaattataaaaaaatataaaaaaaatttgaattcaaaaatttaaaaaaaaaaattttttttgaaggactTTGCaaagattttaagaaaattaaaaaaaaaatgaaataaaaatatttgaaaaaataaataaaaattaattaaaaaaaaagaaaaaaaaaattgaaaaaaaattaaatttaaaaaaaataaaaaaaattaatttttttttttttaattttaaaaaataaattaaaatttttgaaaaaaatttttgaaaaaaaatgaaataaaaaaaattgaaaatttttataaattttttaaaatttttgaaaaaataaaattttaattgaatttataaaaatattaaaatttttgaaaatcaaaaaaaaaaaaaaaaattttaaaataattgcaaatgcttttttcaaaaaaaaaatttttttcttaatttttcaaaaattctttcaaaaattaagcttttgtcaaaattttaaaaaaaaaaattaaaaaaaaaaaaattttttaaaaatttttaaaaaaatttatagtgaaaaataaaaaaaaaaaaaaataaaataattttaaaaattaaaaataaaatacaaaaataatttctctaaaaattaaaaaaataaaaaattttaattatttcataaaattatcaaatttttaacacttttcttTTAATTCCAGCTCCCTCCATGGGCAAAACGATCCGCagaaaaattcgtcaaaaccCTTCGTGAAGCTCTCGAAAGCGATTATGT is part of the Culicoides brevitarsis isolate CSIRO-B50_1 chromosome 3, AGI_CSIRO_Cbre_v1, whole genome shotgun sequence genome and harbors:
- the LOC134833153 gene encoding protein FAN-like; this encodes MLVDPPSSSDALDGKLKICSKSVVFEPKQIDKPLTKINYKDCLEISGVKGQNCENKTLRIVTQHYVEMLDGNIISPFKFRSKARTSFTFVLKYVSTDECLPKIQQLQRASTLPIYEQNSMIATIAFSWHNRIAFDPLWFESIYEKVIIESTVNHIKPLVTNPGRLLLTNSLLYFQSFNNIQTNPVLKINLSSISALTKRRFMLKQIGLEIEYTEESHQKVLYVAFISNDIRDKFFDAISQQETFQVEDLNCDSMIIKWQHGDVSNYDYLLYLNSLADRSFNDLTQYPVFPWVIKDYTSDEIDLNDVKVYRNLQKPIGALNEDRLGKLKERCTEMDEPKYLYGSMFSMPGSCIFYLARRYPELMLCLQNGKFDHPDRIFNSVQDTFNNCMTNMSDFKELTPEFYDVTKCDFLINKKKINFGQRWDGSIVNDVQLPPWAKRSAEKFVKTLREALESDYVSANINNWIDLIFGYKQRGEEALKADNLFYHLCYEGSVNLSDVSDMAAKHALEVQILEFGQIPKQLFTTPHPQKLIHLSKMSLSDSISAIKPLNTELVKVFDGFRDAVLGLSCSDEVLIATGKDGSLKCYNVKSHKQIRNVQVSDFPLSACVKFVNSSQIVCSSWDNSILTYSLDYGRVCGEFEAHDDSITCLKGINVQNQNFIVSGSSDCYVKIWKWSEEEVVNKRNRLFDCLAVDDKINCIDVKTNKKNHLVIIIGCKNGDIIEWDYDMNESSKNVKRVMNGESECVQLKYHKNGLNVAACFVSKMILIDCSTTMSLFCFSRNIDLTCLEWLSDNILIGDSAGRVSIVNLTNGNIVHEFQAHDTVNCILAIETKDSHSIVTSGVQKSNFCIKIWQTDL